The following coding sequences are from one Methanosarcina sp. WWM596 window:
- a CDS encoding class I SAM-dependent methyltransferase translates to MKNNIVEYWDFRSSDYHTEYAHCIDEEMDVWKSIFSEILLTDKKIRALEVGTGPGILAISLAAMGHDVTGVDLSESMLGKADANAREKGVNISLLQGDAEKIPLKDGEYDFVFSKYLLWTLPQPDKFLDEHSRLLKDGGLMMIIDGLWFQNPDGTEKECSRFSRFDELYADVKPNLPLAKNNTPERITDLVQSHGFEVVSWRFLDDYFSFLERNDPPGHAAAYTQPPHMILAKKISQGR, encoded by the coding sequence ATGAAAAATAATATAGTAGAATACTGGGACTTCAGAAGTTCTGATTATCACACAGAATATGCTCATTGTATAGATGAGGAAATGGATGTCTGGAAATCCATTTTTTCTGAAATTCTGCTAACGGATAAAAAAATCCGTGCATTGGAAGTTGGAACAGGTCCCGGGATTCTTGCTATTTCTCTTGCTGCCATGGGACACGATGTAACAGGGGTTGATTTGTCAGAAAGTATGCTTGGAAAAGCAGATGCAAATGCCAGAGAAAAGGGAGTAAATATCTCGTTGTTGCAGGGAGATGCAGAAAAAATTCCTCTTAAAGATGGAGAGTATGATTTTGTTTTTAGCAAGTATCTTCTCTGGACTCTGCCTCAACCGGATAAGTTTCTGGATGAACACTCACGGTTATTAAAAGATGGGGGTCTTATGATGATAATTGATGGTTTGTGGTTCCAGAATCCTGATGGAACGGAGAAGGAATGCAGCCGATTCTCTCGGTTTGATGAGTTGTATGCCGATGTTAAGCCGAATTTGCCCCTTGCGAAAAACAATACACCTGAGAGGATAACTGACCTTGTACAATCCCATGGATTTGAGGTTGTTTCATGGAGGTTTTTGGATGATTACTTTTCTTTTTTGGAACGAAATGATCCGCCCGGTCATGCAGCAGCATATACCCAGCCTCCGCATATGATTCTTGCAAAGAAAATAAGTCAGGGACGGTGA
- a CDS encoding DNA-directed RNA polymerase subunit H: MTKFSLLDHESVPKHEIIAEGELKSVLSKYSIEKEQLPKIKVHDPVSKEIGAVVGDVVKITRKSQTAGEADYYRLVIE, translated from the coding sequence TTGACAAAATTCAGCCTGCTCGACCATGAGTCAGTCCCAAAACATGAAATAATTGCAGAGGGCGAATTGAAGTCTGTTTTAAGCAAATATTCAATTGAAAAGGAACAGCTTCCGAAAATTAAAGTGCATGATCCTGTTAGTAAAGAAATAGGAGCTGTCGTCGGAGATGTTGTGAAAATCACAAGGAAAAGTCAAACTGCAGGGGAGGCAGACTATTACAGACTTGTGATCGAGTAA
- the nikB gene encoding nickel ABC transporter permease yields MLKDYLIHRALYLSPVLILISFMSFSLIYIAPGDPAEIMMTSPSGGYDEAAVEAFRIAHGLDQPFYVQYLNWLKGAVVGDFGYSYMSEQPVFETVLNAFKNTLTLSVLALVIALVIAIPFGVVSALKHNTVIDDACRFGALFGVSIPNFWQAYMMIILFSVSLHWLPASGFGHGTEISYMILPATVLGTGSAAVMMRMIRSNMLDVMEKEYIQTARGKGLSEKIVIIRHALKNALVPVITVVGLSIGFLLNGSVVVETIFGWSGIGNLVVNSILSHDYMMVQGSVLFVAVIFLLINFFVDLVYVWANPEIRYDRTS; encoded by the coding sequence ATGCTGAAAGATTATTTAATACACCGAGCTCTGTATCTCAGCCCGGTTCTCATATTAATCTCATTTATGAGTTTCTCACTTATCTACATCGCTCCGGGCGACCCGGCAGAGATTATGATGACGAGTCCCTCGGGCGGATATGATGAGGCAGCTGTTGAAGCATTCCGTATAGCCCACGGGCTTGACCAGCCATTTTACGTTCAGTATCTGAACTGGCTCAAAGGCGCGGTTGTAGGGGACTTTGGCTACTCATATATGAGCGAACAGCCGGTGTTTGAAACTGTCCTGAACGCATTTAAAAATACGCTGACACTTTCCGTTCTCGCCCTTGTAATTGCTCTTGTTATTGCCATTCCGTTTGGCGTAGTTTCAGCTCTGAAACATAACACGGTTATTGACGATGCCTGCCGCTTTGGAGCTCTTTTTGGGGTATCCATACCGAATTTCTGGCAGGCCTATATGATGATAATTCTTTTCTCGGTAAGCCTTCACTGGCTACCTGCATCCGGGTTCGGGCACGGGACAGAGATCAGCTACATGATTTTGCCTGCAACTGTCCTTGGAACAGGGTCGGCAGCCGTAATGATGCGGATGATCCGTTCAAACATGCTGGATGTCATGGAGAAGGAGTACATCCAAACCGCACGTGGGAAAGGACTTTCGGAAAAGATAGTTATCATCAGACATGCCTTGAAAAACGCGCTTGTCCCGGTTATAACGGTGGTTGGGCTGTCGATTGGTTTCCTCTTAAACGGCTCGGTTGTTGTTGAAACAATTTTTGGATGGTCAGGTATTGGAAATCTTGTGGTGAACTCAATTCTTTCCCACGATTATATGATGGTACAGGGCTCAGTACTCTTTGTTGCCGTCATTTTCCTCCTGATCAACTTCTTTGTAGACCTGGTCTACGTTTGGGCAAACCCGGAGATACGCTATGATAGAACTTCTTAA
- a CDS encoding DNA-directed RNA polymerase subunit B'': MQHHIDSFNKFIDYGLQKIIDEQRIIETDIEDTFLKLGKIRVEHPVVKEADGAIEKLYPNEGRLRNLSYSGPLYLEMSVVKEGIESDVLEAKIGQLPIMVKSKICNLLGLNDAEKVRYGEDPLDPGGYFIIGGTERVVMTLEDLAPNKILVEYGERYGDSIEVAKVFSQKRGYRALVIVERGRKSLLEVSFPSISGRVYFITLMRALGIVTDEDIVNAVSSDPEIIKFMLENLEEAEVETQEEAIEKIGARVAAGQAKEYQIKRANYVIDRYLFPHLGNDIKDRTSKAHFLARMAESCFELALGKRTEDDKDHYANKRLKLAGDLMEDLFRVSFNRLARDIKYQLERANMRNRELNVATIVRADVLTDRLQHPLATGNWVGGRTGVSQLLDRNDYISTLSHLRRVISPLSRAQPHFEARDLHATQWGRLCPSETPEGPNCGLVKNFAQMVELSTGIEEIESIKKILYDVNVEKVVVKAPEIPARIKEILLDEFGEEIVEEFEETPEPETKYKDDDFYDYSDVDDSGSLFGD; the protein is encoded by the coding sequence GTGCAGCACCATATAGACTCATTTAACAAGTTTATAGATTACGGGCTGCAAAAAATAATTGATGAACAGAGGATAATAGAAACAGACATTGAAGACACCTTTCTTAAACTCGGCAAGATCCGGGTAGAGCATCCGGTGGTAAAGGAGGCAGACGGGGCAATCGAAAAGCTTTATCCCAACGAAGGAAGGCTCAGGAACCTCTCTTATTCAGGCCCTCTCTATTTGGAGATGAGTGTCGTAAAAGAAGGGATAGAGTCCGACGTACTGGAGGCAAAAATCGGGCAGCTCCCTATTATGGTAAAATCCAAAATCTGCAACCTTCTCGGGCTTAATGATGCCGAAAAAGTTCGCTATGGAGAAGACCCTCTGGACCCTGGTGGATATTTCATTATCGGAGGTACGGAAAGGGTAGTCATGACCCTGGAAGACCTTGCCCCTAACAAAATCCTTGTTGAGTACGGAGAACGTTACGGGGACTCTATAGAGGTTGCAAAGGTCTTCTCCCAGAAAAGAGGATACAGGGCACTCGTAATTGTTGAAAGAGGGAGAAAGTCTCTGCTTGAGGTGTCTTTCCCCTCAATATCCGGTAGAGTGTACTTTATTACACTTATGAGGGCACTCGGGATAGTAACTGACGAAGACATCGTAAATGCAGTTTCAAGTGATCCCGAAATTATCAAGTTCATGCTGGAAAACCTTGAAGAAGCCGAAGTCGAAACCCAGGAAGAAGCAATCGAGAAGATTGGGGCGAGGGTTGCTGCAGGGCAGGCCAAGGAGTACCAGATTAAAAGAGCAAACTACGTTATTGACAGGTATCTTTTCCCCCACCTCGGAAACGACATTAAAGATAGGACCTCAAAGGCCCATTTCCTGGCAAGAATGGCTGAATCCTGTTTTGAGCTTGCACTTGGCAAGCGTACTGAAGATGACAAGGACCACTATGCAAACAAAAGGCTGAAACTTGCAGGCGACCTGATGGAAGACCTCTTCAGGGTATCTTTCAACAGGTTGGCAAGGGACATAAAGTACCAGCTTGAACGCGCAAACATGAGAAACAGGGAACTGAATGTCGCCACTATTGTAAGGGCAGATGTCCTGACTGACCGCCTGCAGCACCCCCTGGCAACAGGAAACTGGGTTGGAGGAAGGACCGGTGTTTCCCAGCTTCTTGACCGGAATGACTACATCTCTACCCTTTCACATCTGCGTCGTGTAATTTCACCGCTTTCCCGTGCCCAGCCTCACTTTGAAGCCCGAGACCTGCACGCAACTCAGTGGGGACGGCTCTGCCCTTCCGAGACTCCTGAAGGTCCGAATTGTGGTCTCGTGAAAAACTTTGCTCAGATGGTTGAACTCTCTACGGGAATAGAGGAGATAGAGAGCATTAAAAAAATACTCTACGACGTTAATGTCGAAAAAGTAGTTGTAAAGGCGCCCGAAATCCCGGCGAGAATAAAAGAAATATTGCTCGATGAATTCGGGGAAGAGATTGTTGAAGAGTTTGAAGAAACTCCGGAACCTGAAACCAAATACAAAGATGATGACTTCTACGATTATTCAGATGTGGACGACTCCGGATCACTGTTC
- a CDS encoding class I SAM-dependent methyltransferase — MKDKITVHWNKISPSYRKMHRDHLDEEILLMKNLFSEKLPAGKKLNVLDIGTGPGIQTFVFAQMGHNVTTLDISEEMLARAKEGAKNRNLSIKFVKGDGENLPFEDRIFDIIVNIHLLWTLTDHDKFFNECRRVLVPGGRILAIDGQWFQPGYVPNKNYNQEERNHDELIEYLPLYDSNSPEMITAIMENNRFSEVSWKSLPEYAVYMKRCDPEGYDYLSVPYLATGKKC; from the coding sequence ATGAAAGACAAAATTACAGTGCACTGGAATAAGATTAGTCCAAGTTACCGGAAGATGCATCGTGACCACCTTGATGAAGAGATTCTCCTTATGAAAAACCTCTTTTCAGAGAAGCTGCCGGCAGGAAAAAAACTCAATGTCCTTGATATCGGAACGGGACCTGGCATTCAGACCTTTGTTTTTGCCCAGATGGGGCATAATGTCACCACTCTTGATATCTCGGAAGAGATGCTCGCACGTGCAAAAGAAGGGGCAAAGAACCGTAATTTGTCAATTAAGTTTGTTAAAGGGGACGGAGAAAACCTGCCTTTTGAAGACCGTATATTCGATATTATCGTAAATATACATCTGTTATGGACGCTCACGGATCATGACAAATTCTTCAATGAATGCCGGAGAGTCCTGGTACCCGGAGGCAGGATTCTTGCAATCGACGGCCAATGGTTTCAGCCAGGGTATGTTCCAAACAAGAATTACAACCAGGAAGAAAGAAATCACGATGAGTTAATTGAGTATCTTCCTCTTTATGACAGCAACTCGCCTGAAATGATTACGGCCATCATGGAAAATAACAGGTTTTCGGAAGTCTCCTGGAAATCTCTTCCCGAGTATGCCGTGTATATGAAAAGATGCGATCCGGAAGGTTATGACTATTTATCTGTCCCGTACCTTGCCACCGGAAAAAAATGTTGA
- a CDS encoding ABC transporter substrate-binding protein, whose translation MMKFNIQKTNLSFPAIALILIVALLCAGCVDTEGAEEKVLRVVFNEGPDTGGSLDPANGWTGWYVHQAGIYETLFYYDADMNLMPKLASGYKQLNDTEWEIQLRKGVAFHDGTKMDADAVLFSMNRVLDPSNSRSYEYSFIKDVRKTGNYTIIIETNGTCTPLISSLVDPIMSIISPNAESPDTEPVGTGPFKFVSFEPSTSLELEKNPDYWGGEVKVDRVLIQYNKDSTARTMLIKSGDVDIARDPLQSEYSTLQNNPDINVTSRETLRMYFLYVNGAKAPFNDTRVRQALSYAINRQEIVDTALEGVSGIPATGVFTNTMPWNANDQIKSYEYNPEKALELFEEAGITKGEDGKLYYNGKPFTVEIQTYNKRAALQPSAEIIASELEDIGITSQVTILESTALKENALAGTYDLSLSAWNTAPIGDPDYFLSTHFLSTGSYASGWIRYSNPQVDEWILEARNEPDKEKRTELYEKVQRQIQEDVPVLPVFYANEIYALSSNVEGFVMYPNEYTIITRDIGFA comes from the coding sequence ATGATGAAATTCAATATACAAAAAACAAACCTCTCCTTCCCTGCCATTGCCTTAATTCTGATTGTTGCACTGCTCTGTGCAGGATGTGTTGATACTGAGGGAGCTGAAGAAAAAGTCCTCCGAGTAGTTTTTAACGAAGGCCCCGACACAGGCGGCAGTCTTGACCCTGCCAACGGCTGGACTGGGTGGTATGTTCATCAGGCAGGCATCTATGAAACCCTGTTTTACTACGACGCAGATATGAATCTCATGCCCAAACTTGCATCCGGCTACAAACAGTTAAACGATACAGAATGGGAAATCCAACTTCGTAAAGGTGTAGCTTTCCACGACGGAACAAAAATGGATGCAGATGCGGTACTGTTTTCAATGAATAGAGTACTTGACCCCTCAAACAGCAGATCATACGAGTACTCCTTTATCAAAGATGTACGAAAAACCGGGAATTACACCATTATTATTGAAACCAACGGCACTTGCACTCCACTAATTTCATCCCTTGTAGACCCTATCATGTCCATTATAAGTCCGAACGCTGAAAGCCCTGACACCGAACCGGTTGGAACAGGCCCCTTCAAATTTGTATCCTTCGAACCGAGTACAAGCCTTGAACTCGAAAAGAATCCTGATTACTGGGGTGGGGAGGTCAAAGTTGACCGCGTACTCATACAGTATAATAAAGACAGCACGGCCAGGACCATGCTGATAAAATCAGGAGATGTCGATATTGCCAGAGATCCACTCCAGAGCGAGTATTCAACACTTCAGAATAATCCTGATATAAACGTCACCTCCAGGGAAACCCTACGCATGTACTTCCTTTATGTAAATGGCGCCAAAGCCCCATTCAATGATACAAGAGTCCGCCAAGCCCTCTCTTATGCGATAAACCGCCAGGAAATCGTGGATACAGCACTGGAAGGAGTCTCCGGTATTCCGGCAACTGGGGTATTCACAAATACTATGCCATGGAACGCAAACGACCAGATTAAATCCTACGAATATAACCCTGAAAAAGCTCTGGAACTCTTCGAAGAAGCAGGAATCACAAAAGGTGAGGACGGAAAACTCTACTACAACGGGAAACCCTTCACCGTTGAGATCCAGACCTACAATAAACGTGCAGCTCTTCAGCCGAGTGCAGAAATAATCGCTTCAGAGCTAGAAGACATTGGCATCACTTCACAGGTTACAATTCTGGAAAGCACCGCACTTAAAGAAAACGCTCTTGCAGGAACATATGATTTATCCCTCAGCGCATGGAACACAGCCCCGATCGGAGATCCCGATTACTTCCTCTCAACTCATTTTCTCTCTACCGGAAGCTATGCATCAGGCTGGATCCGTTATTCAAACCCTCAGGTAGACGAATGGATTCTCGAAGCGAGAAACGAACCTGACAAAGAAAAACGGACCGAACTGTATGAAAAGGTCCAGAGACAGATTCAGGAAGATGTACCAGTACTGCCCGTATTCTATGCCAACGAAATCTATGCCCTTTCCTCAAATGTTGAAGGCTTTGTGATGTATCCGAACGAGTATACAATCATCACAAGGGACATAGGATTTGCATAA